In Leishmania mexicana MHOM/GT/2001/U1103 complete genome, chromosome 20, one genomic interval encodes:
- a CDS encoding glycerol-3-phosphate dehydrogenase-like protein, whose amino-acid sequence MSRHSRRLHVRLLRAAAIAAAGTFAYRRWRLRASSALPASAYRSANGADHCGDSPALRSSRWAALQRSSAAEPFDLLVIGGGLTGLYTAVDAAQRGLRVALVDAEDFGAGSTASCMPSLSPGALPYVQRAMRQRDWDWLWMAATVLVEETTWCNVAPRCVVAPDTLQRRWQSWRWRRRGAGGESGCEAASNAEATEDGTAAALHSGEPSARAPPLSSFDSTPATRTLLPALHSTEMVEYACAAIVSTVMSVFCGPLRPNLVLPRSAVEARLPALAPSSGPSPSPAQLRGGIIANDFALRGNTVAVSLARTAEELGVTVLSYAPVFAIQEVSAPTTAELETSSPSSSTRASSRAGVMLVSVRDALAAKAVATSLPAPQDQSRLRLLQRRPGQSSASSPLSTADLAASLRSAASSPDAATTTHVYTRSVVNCTGCWADTVKAMYNGNASDTVPAAFAGYQAYSYLIAPANAVHAALPASTPPTDEHDGGHGTASSLPLLSETMQAAALLFSSPRLSFVSVMVLPWWDQCVMLGPCISSLPQLPATVAANTNGPLHSVDGYAAQRQRTLSMLSSSGVSVDASRLLSCVSQIVPHVKGPKEVPWAGALLHRGYALHFSSVPLAKGAGQGDVEEPVSLVGNCADATGGVVAAARRDVPLLHVYGGTPLLARRIAEEAVNALVYHEPPLFSEKTCKQLHRCRTRHLRLTTPASLCTPTDSAPMNARARLEALVKDTYAERVADVVARRTHAAYTSPVEALEAIPTLASVMGGLLQWDEARRLSEIEAARGLVHSVAVTV is encoded by the coding sequence ATGAGCCGGCACAGCCGCAGGTTGCacgtgcgcctgctgcgcgccgccgccatcgccgctgccggcacaTTTGCATATCGGCGATGGCGCCTTcgcgcctccagcgcgttGCCGGCGTCTGCCTACCGGTCAGCCAATGGAGCCGATCATTGCGGCGACAGTCCCGCACTTCGCTCTTCGCGCtgggcagcgctgcaacGAAGTTCGGCAGCGGAACCATTTGACCTCCTCGTGATTGGTGGGGGCCTCACAGGCCTCTACACTGCCGTCGACGCGGCACAACGCGGGCTGCGAGTGGCTTTGGTCGACGCGGAAGACTTCGGTGCAGGCAGCACAGCTTCGTGCatgccctctctctctccaggCGCGTTGCCGTACGTGCAGCGAGCCATGCGACAGCGCGACTGGGACTGGCTGTGGATGGCGGCAACCGTGCTcgtggaggagacgacgTGGTGCAACGTTGCGCCGCGGTGCGTCGTGGCACCCGACAcactgcagcgacggtggcAGAGCTGGCGTTGGCGTCGGCgaggtgccggtggcgaaagcggctgcgaggcagCGTCCAACGCAGAGGCTACCGAGgatggcaccgctgctgcgttaCATTCAGGGGAACCTTCGGCGAGAGCGCCGCCGTTATCGTCTTTTGATTCGACGCCTGCCACAAGGACGCTGTTGCCAGCTTTGCACTCGACGGAGATGGTAGAGTACGCCTGCGCAGCGATTGTGAGTACCGTAATGAGCGTCTTTTGCGGTCCGCTGCGCCCAAACCTCGTGCTGCCTCGATCCGCCGTCGAGGCGCGTCTACCGGCGCTCGCGCCCAGCTCGGGACCGTCCCCCTCACCAGCGCAACTGCGAGGCGGCATCATAGCCAACGACTTCGCGCTGCGCGGAAATACAGTCGCTGTGTCgctcgcacgcaccgcagAGGAGCTCGGTGTGACGGTGTTATCCTATGCCCCTGTTTTCGCCATTCAAGAGGTTTCTGCGCCGACCACCGCGGAGCTGGAGACGAGTTCGCCGTCCAGCTCTACCCGCGCCTCTTCGCGCGCTGGCGTGATGCTGGTCTCTGTTCGTGACGCGCTGGCTGCGAAGGCAGTCGCAACGAGTCTGCCAGCACCGCAAGATCAATCACGGTTGCGCCTCTTGCAGCGGCGACCGGGAcagagcagcgcctcctctcccttaTCTACTGCTGACTTGGCTGCATCGCTGAGAAGCGCAGCATCGAGCCCGGATGCCGCGACCACAACACACGTCTACACACGCAGCGTTGTGAACTGTACAGGTTGCTGGGCAGACACCGTGAAGGCCATGTACAACGGAAACGCCAGTGACACCGTGCCGGCGGCGTTTGCCGGATACCAGGCATACTCCTACCTGATCGCGCCCGCCAACGCCGTGCATGCTGCGCTTCCCGCATCAACGCCACCCACGGATGAACACGATGGAGGACATGGGACCGCGTCTTCATTACCGCTGCTTTCCGAGACaatgcaggcggcggcgctgctctttAGCTCTCCACGACTGAGCTTTGTCTCGGTGATGGTGCTACCGTGGTGGGATCAGTGTGTGATGCTGGGGCCGTGTATCTCATCTCTCCCGCAGTTGCCGGCGACCGTCGCGGCGAACACCAACGGTCCGCTGCACTCGGTGGACGGATAcgctgcacagcgccagcgtaCGCTGTCGatgctgagcagcagcggtgtgtctgtggaCGCGTCGCGCCTGCTCTCGTGCGTGTCGCAGATTGTGCCGCATGTGAAGGGACCTAAGGAAGTGCCGTGGGCtggagcgctgctgcatcgcggCTACGCCTTGCACTTTTCTTCAGTGCCACTGGCCAAGGGAGCCGGCCAGGGTGACGTCGAAGAACCTGTGTCTTTAGTAGGCAACTGTGCAGACGCCACCGGTggcgttgttgctgctgcgcgccgcgaCGTCCCGCTCCTCCACGTGTACGGCGGTACCCCGCTGTTGGCACGCCGGATTGCTGAGGAGGCGGTCAATGCCCTTGTGTACCACGAACCGCCGCTGTTCTCAGAGAAGACGTGCAAGCAGCTCCACCGGTGCCGCACGCGTCATCTGCGACTGACTACACCAGCTTCTCTCTGCACCCCCACAGATAGCGCACCGATGAACGCACGAGCGCGTCTCGAGGCCCTTGTGAAGGACACCTACGCTgagcgcgtcgccgacgtTGTAGcccgccgcacgcacgccgcgtACACCAGTCCTGTCGAAGCCCTGGAAGCCATACCCACGCTAGCGAGCGTCATGGGTGGTCTGCTCCAATGGGATGAAGCCAGGCGATTGTCAGAgatcgaggcggcgcggggtCTCGTGCACAGCGTGGCAGTGACAGTTTGA